A window from Dehalobacter sp. DCA encodes these proteins:
- a CDS encoding HAD family hydrolase, whose amino-acid sequence MKLAVFDIDGTLAPTDDPITAQVACKLRSLERQGIRIVFISGRTTSYLAGLARGIGICQPLVAGENGGVIFEPLRKWEKKLEAIPHQVGEVMKQDLLKKFPDLWFQPNQTMLTATPKDFSTVNLLYQAVQALEPVKRNKYKINRYDDCVEVMPKENSKGRALAVVKEILGIRSEEVIVFGNTIVDLPMKDETNDFLMIGDAAAAEGISSYPCIEEALDYLESNL is encoded by the coding sequence ATCAAGCTTGCTGTATTTGATATTGACGGCACCCTGGCACCGACGGACGATCCGATTACTGCCCAGGTAGCCTGTAAATTAAGATCGCTGGAACGTCAGGGGATCAGAATTGTTTTTATTTCCGGTCGGACGACTTCCTATCTGGCAGGATTGGCCAGGGGAATTGGAATCTGTCAACCTTTGGTTGCGGGAGAAAACGGCGGCGTTATTTTTGAGCCGCTGCGTAAATGGGAGAAAAAGCTTGAAGCTATCCCGCACCAGGTAGGTGAGGTAATGAAGCAAGACCTTCTGAAAAAATTTCCGGATCTCTGGTTCCAGCCCAATCAGACGATGCTGACTGCCACACCTAAGGATTTTTCCACGGTTAATTTATTGTATCAGGCAGTACAAGCTCTAGAACCGGTGAAGAGAAATAAGTATAAAATCAATCGATACGATGATTGTGTAGAGGTCATGCCCAAAGAAAACAGCAAGGGTCGGGCCCTTGCTGTGGTCAAAGAGATCCTTGGTATTCGCAGTGAGGAAGTCATTGTATTTGGAAATACGATTGTGGATTTGCCAATGAAAGACGAAACAAACGATTTCCTTATGATCGGGGATGCAGCCGCTGCGGAAGGTATCAGCAGCTACCCCTGTATAGAAGAAGCTCTCGACTACCTAGAAAGCAATCTATAG
- a CDS encoding TadE/TadG family type IV pilus assembly protein, which produces MKIREFISLRKIRGCKKGQAMVEFALVLPILLLFLGFILDAGRIVDAQVLVQSAANEGIRQVTSKTNINQQIKNSISDYTDRLDFDQLTIEAKAGETKRKNYTYHANKGSRFQELPSYYTYFNATVTLEYDVPVLMPQSKLFFGDEFRVLSTFTSQVFLEGYPEDG; this is translated from the coding sequence ATGAAGATCAGAGAATTTATAAGTTTAAGAAAAATACGGGGATGCAAAAAAGGTCAGGCTATGGTGGAATTTGCACTGGTTTTACCTATTTTACTGCTGTTTCTTGGTTTTATTCTGGATGCCGGACGAATTGTCGATGCGCAAGTATTGGTACAGAGTGCAGCAAATGAGGGAATCCGGCAAGTTACCAGTAAGACAAATATCAATCAACAAATTAAAAATTCCATTAGTGATTATACAGACAGATTGGATTTTGATCAGTTAACCATTGAGGCCAAAGCTGGAGAAACAAAACGAAAAAATTATACGTATCATGCGAACAAAGGATCTCGATTTCAAGAATTACCAAGCTATTATACCTATTTTAACGCGACAGTAACCTTGGAATATGACGTACCGGTGCTCATGCCGCAGTCAAAATTGTTTTTTGGTGATGAATTTAGGGTATTGTCAACATTTACTTCACAGGTGTTTTTAGAGGGGTATCCTGAGGATGGTTAG
- a CDS encoding PRC-barrel domain-containing protein — MKSSAEIRGLKIISINEGKQISTVKDIIINSEDGSLAFFVIDQPSDYFGARLIAYADILGLGDYALIINDSTVVQDVAHNDLAVELLKKDVKVVSSQVLTTRGCLIGQVKEILFNETTGTIAACEVVDPQGKCSEFKCDHVITYGKEIILIDDNPSAGKQAKELIKPERNKASEASEPSSGKESPALSEKELLKKKIEQFGKSESLLKTAENSGTIIYPEDFNVFEQRQLQFLLGKTLNNDIQLEDGTVLKAGEQITGENLSGVKNRSTLMQLTAHVVK; from the coding sequence ATGAAGTCTTCGGCAGAAATTCGGGGCTTGAAAATTATCAGCATAAATGAAGGAAAGCAAATCAGCACTGTCAAAGACATCATCATCAATTCTGAGGATGGGAGTTTGGCTTTCTTTGTTATCGACCAGCCGTCAGATTATTTTGGTGCAAGATTAATCGCTTACGCCGATATCCTGGGATTAGGGGATTATGCATTAATCATCAATGACAGCACCGTTGTTCAAGATGTTGCGCATAACGACCTTGCTGTGGAACTTCTAAAAAAAGATGTCAAGGTCGTTAGTTCTCAGGTTCTGACGACCCGGGGGTGCCTGATAGGTCAGGTGAAGGAAATACTGTTCAATGAAACAACCGGAACGATTGCAGCCTGTGAGGTTGTTGATCCGCAGGGGAAATGCAGCGAATTTAAGTGTGATCACGTGATTACGTACGGTAAGGAGATCATTCTGATTGATGACAATCCTTCTGCAGGAAAACAAGCCAAGGAACTGATCAAGCCGGAACGAAACAAGGCGTCAGAGGCATCCGAGCCATCGAGCGGTAAGGAGAGCCCGGCCTTGAGTGAAAAAGAGCTTCTGAAGAAGAAAATCGAACAGTTCGGTAAGAGTGAAAGTTTGCTGAAGACAGCTGAAAATAGCGGGACAATCATATATCCGGAGGATTTCAATGTCTTTGAGCAGCGCCAGCTTCAGTTCCTGCTCGGAAAAACGCTGAATAATGACATTCAGCTTGAGGACGGTACAGTATTAAAAGCAGGAGAGCAAATTACGGGTGAGAATCTCTCCGGGGTGAAAAACCGCAGCACATTAATGCAGTTGACAGCTCATGTTGTAAAATAG
- a CDS encoding TadE/TadG family type IV pilus assembly protein, translated as MEQIRLKGRVFNLMRVLKNKNGQALVEFALVLPLFLMLTFAVIDLGWMMNKYLTFDYAYRNASWTMSISYDSDYSQTISGESAKKAIKEAMKKTSALVDEEALSVSDAKLKCWTEKKDYYTPKSGGGTDQNTKKWRFAQITASLVYTVEPLTPVGKVIFGEQLTFTKNLEKNRLIMTKEG; from the coding sequence ATGGAACAGATACGTTTGAAGGGAAGGGTGTTCAATTTGATGCGGGTGCTAAAAAATAAAAATGGACAGGCACTTGTTGAATTTGCCCTGGTACTTCCTTTATTTCTAATGTTAACGTTTGCTGTGATAGATTTAGGGTGGATGATGAATAAGTATCTTACTTTTGATTATGCTTATCGCAATGCGTCTTGGACAATGAGTATAAGCTATGATAGTGATTATTCCCAAACAATCAGTGGAGAATCTGCCAAAAAAGCAATAAAAGAGGCAATGAAAAAGACATCGGCGCTGGTTGATGAGGAAGCATTGTCTGTGAGTGATGCCAAGTTAAAATGTTGGACTGAAAAGAAAGACTACTACACGCCCAAAAGTGGCGGCGGTACAGATCAAAATACAAAAAAATGGAGATTTGCGCAGATCACAGCCAGTTTAGTTTATACAGTTGAACCGTTGACTCCGGTAGGAAAAGTGATATTCGGAGAACAGCTGACATTTACGAAAAACCTTGAAAAAAATCGACTGATTATGACAAAAGAAGGTTAG
- a CDS encoding acyltransferase family protein, which translates to MNQRDPYFDNLKFVLIVLVVVGHMIEPLIYIPIFKSIYAFIYSFHMPLFVFISGYFAKNIDDPKYEIKIISKLVIPYVIFEMIYSVFDFWIFHKESLHFTFFTPYWMMWFLFSMIIWKAALPYVVRIRYALPVTFLFGLIAGYTGELGYYASLSRIVVFFPFFLAGFYFEKKHLEKLLTRNWRFAAVGVMLLAFLTFCYFGQNYTISWFYGSASYQALGDTEWFAGIYRAGIYLLAAVLGLSLLLLVPGRKIPLVSTLGRNTMYTYLLHGLIVKALVAYGFYQILQTGPQRALVIILGAALAIILALNGIRTLFKWMVEPKVSFLFKENSKQNI; encoded by the coding sequence ATGAATCAAAGAGATCCGTACTTCGACAACCTGAAATTCGTGCTGATTGTTTTGGTGGTTGTCGGTCATATGATTGAACCGCTCATTTATATTCCAATCTTCAAATCCATTTATGCGTTCATTTATTCGTTTCATATGCCGTTGTTTGTTTTTATTTCCGGCTATTTTGCCAAGAATATTGATGATCCGAAATATGAGATAAAAATTATCAGCAAGCTGGTAATACCCTATGTTATTTTCGAAATGATCTATTCCGTTTTTGACTTTTGGATTTTCCATAAGGAAAGCCTGCATTTTACTTTTTTTACACCGTACTGGATGATGTGGTTTTTATTCAGCATGATTATTTGGAAAGCGGCACTGCCTTATGTGGTCAGGATCAGATATGCGCTGCCTGTTACATTTCTTTTCGGCCTTATTGCCGGATATACGGGTGAGCTGGGTTACTACGCGAGTCTGTCGCGGATTGTTGTTTTCTTTCCGTTTTTCCTGGCAGGCTTTTATTTTGAGAAAAAGCATCTGGAAAAGCTGTTGACGAGAAATTGGCGCTTCGCTGCTGTCGGTGTTATGCTGCTGGCTTTTCTGACCTTCTGTTATTTTGGTCAGAATTATACCATTTCATGGTTTTATGGAAGCGCATCTTATCAGGCGCTAGGCGATACGGAATGGTTTGCAGGTATATACCGCGCAGGTATTTACCTGCTGGCTGCAGTTTTAGGTCTGAGCCTGCTGCTGCTGGTGCCTGGCAGGAAGATTCCTCTGGTTTCAACGTTGGGGCGCAATACGATGTATACGTATCTGCTTCATGGATTGATCGTAAAGGCCCTTGTTGCATACGGGTTTTATCAGATTTTGCAGACAGGACCGCAGCGAGCGTTGGTAATAATACTTGGGGCAGCGCTGGCAATCATCCTGGCCTTGAACGGAATCAGAACTTTGTTTAAATGGATGGTTGAACCCAAGGTGTCTTTTCTTTTTAAGGAGAACAGCAAACAAAATATTTGA
- a CDS encoding pilus assembly protein TadG-related protein has product MPKSVCLPMRKLLKNEDGNITILFAVLLIVLFGFTGLVVDIGGMYLNRLHLFEVGQIIRDARFNETLAIDHSENPEATLNDIADTYAVLNGLDEGQVNVDYYQTKLTETERNYELDINLTDTYDCVFIKIFGIDTQTINVTIHGTSTAAKSPRIWAPGRK; this is encoded by the coding sequence ATGCCTAAAAGCGTTTGCTTGCCGATGCGTAAACTGTTAAAAAATGAAGATGGAAATATCACAATTCTATTTGCTGTCCTGTTAATTGTATTGTTTGGATTTACAGGACTTGTTGTGGATATTGGCGGGATGTACTTAAATCGTTTACACCTGTTTGAGGTTGGACAAATAATCAGAGATGCGCGTTTTAATGAAACATTGGCGATCGATCATTCAGAAAATCCTGAAGCAACGCTAAATGATATTGCTGACACCTATGCAGTATTAAATGGACTGGATGAAGGCCAGGTAAACGTAGATTATTATCAGACAAAACTGACGGAAACAGAACGAAATTACGAATTGGATATTAATCTTACAGATACCTATGATTGCGTATTTATAAAAATCTTCGGCATTGATACCCAAACAATTAATGTGACCATACATGGAACCAGTACAGCTGCAAAATCACCCAGAATATGGGCTCCCGGCAGAAAGTAA
- a CDS encoding NAD(P)/FAD-dependent oxidoreductase — translation MIMKHYDIGIVGGGISGIMCAYELIKHNPKLNICIFEKGNSIRDRKCPLTENKSVKCANCPTCAIMEGFGGCGSFSDGKYNFTTEFGGWLNEYVSNDNVMDLIEYMDSILVDFGATTKRFSTQTPKAREIGKIALQNDLHLLQAEVKHLGTENNLKIMTNIFNFLKDKVEIRHKTEIIDISQDQDRYILSAASGEYSCDRLVCAVGRVGSEWFTSLCRKMNIPMTNNQIDLGVRVELPYEVFSQITDEVYEAKLHYYTRKYNDLVKTFCMNPQGHVVTENTVGVLTVNGHSYSDDKLNSNNTNFALLVCNKFTSPFNEPLKYGKYIATLSNMLGDGVIVQRFGDLIKGRRTNEKRMMKSFTKPTLQSANAGDLGLVLPKRHLDNIIEMIYKLDKIAPGTANYDTLLYGVEVKFYSARPQLNKQLETKYPNFYAIGDGAGITRSLSQSAASGIYVARNILKKA, via the coding sequence ATGATCATGAAACATTATGATATCGGTATTGTCGGCGGTGGAATCTCCGGTATAATGTGTGCCTATGAACTGATCAAACACAACCCTAAGCTTAATATCTGCATTTTTGAAAAAGGAAACAGTATACGCGACCGAAAATGCCCCCTAACCGAAAACAAATCAGTAAAATGTGCCAATTGCCCGACCTGTGCGATCATGGAGGGGTTCGGAGGGTGCGGTTCCTTTTCTGACGGAAAATATAATTTTACCACCGAATTTGGTGGCTGGCTGAATGAGTATGTCTCCAATGACAATGTCATGGATCTGATAGAGTATATGGATTCCATTCTTGTTGACTTTGGTGCAACGACCAAACGTTTCAGTACCCAGACTCCCAAAGCGCGCGAAATCGGAAAAATTGCACTCCAAAATGATCTTCATCTTCTCCAGGCCGAAGTCAAACACCTTGGCACTGAGAATAATCTTAAAATCATGACCAATATCTTCAACTTTTTAAAAGACAAAGTTGAAATCAGACATAAGACAGAAATCATCGATATCTCCCAGGATCAAGACAGGTATATTTTGTCCGCAGCCAGTGGGGAATATTCCTGTGACCGTCTGGTCTGCGCGGTTGGCCGGGTTGGAAGCGAGTGGTTTACTTCATTATGCAGGAAAATGAATATTCCGATGACGAACAATCAAATTGATCTCGGCGTCAGAGTCGAACTTCCTTACGAAGTGTTCAGTCAGATCACCGATGAAGTCTACGAGGCTAAGTTGCATTACTACACCCGGAAATACAATGATCTGGTCAAAACCTTCTGCATGAATCCCCAGGGACATGTCGTCACAGAAAATACCGTCGGCGTACTTACTGTAAACGGTCACAGCTATTCCGACGATAAACTGAATAGCAACAATACCAATTTTGCGCTGCTGGTCTGCAATAAATTTACTTCTCCGTTCAACGAACCATTAAAGTATGGCAAATATATCGCCACGCTTTCCAACATGCTTGGCGATGGTGTCATCGTTCAGCGCTTCGGCGACCTGATTAAAGGCCGGCGGACAAATGAAAAAAGAATGATGAAATCATTCACCAAACCCACTTTGCAATCCGCGAACGCCGGTGATCTTGGACTTGTCCTTCCGAAACGCCATCTCGATAATATCATTGAAATGATCTATAAACTGGATAAAATCGCACCCGGGACGGCGAACTATGATACATTGCTTTACGGCGTTGAAGTGAAATTCTATTCGGCCAGGCCACAGTTAAATAAACAACTTGAAACGAAGTATCCGAATTTTTATGCGATCGGCGACGGCGCGGGGATTACACGCTCCCTGTCCCAATCCGCAGCCAGCGGCATCTACGTCGCCCGCAATATACTAAAGAAGGCTTGA